The Mustela nigripes isolate SB6536 chromosome 11, MUSNIG.SB6536, whole genome shotgun sequence genomic interval gcctccccaccccctggccaCCACGGGCCCCCAATCACAGCAGGGGGTAACTGTCTGTTTACACTAAAGTTCAGGCTCATTGAGGACAATGGCCTCAGTCCATGGATTCTGTCCACTGAATGAATGGGAAGGCGGATGTTCACCGGTAAATGGGCCACTTGGTATCACACCCAagaagccccagccccagccctggccagccGATCCCCAGATGCCGGAAACTGGCTTCCAAAGGGGCGAGACAATAGGATAAGaatgattttgagggggttcctgggtggctcaatcagctaagcatctgcctttggctcaggtcatgatctcagggtcccgggatcaagcccagcgtcgggctccaagctcagcacggcggagtctgcttgtccctctccctctgctcctcctcccactctctctctctctctctctttctctcaaataaatcaataaaatattttaaaaaatgattttggggacctatctccatgcccagtgggatGGGCCCCGCTAATAACGGCAGATAAGAGACCTCACAGGGACCCAAGACTGTTCACTCCTCTGCTTACGCAAACTCCAGCTTCTTCAGGTCCCGGACGGCAGGGAGCTCTCCAGCTGTGTCTTCCGAGGAACTCCTTGTCCTGGAGAGAACGGGCAAAGTCAGCGGACAGCAGGCTCTTTGCCTGTCCCTGAGCCTCTACAAGAGGGATCCAGGATGCCTGCCTCTGGGCCCCCAAATTCCTGGGGAGGCCTGCCTTCCTTGGGGGATGTTGTTGTCCCCTGTTAAAAAAATAtctcagagggtgcctgggtggctcagtgggttaaagcctctgcctttggctcatgtcatgatctcagggtcttgggatcgagccccgcatcgggctctctgctcagcggggagcttgcttccccctctctctctgcctgcctctgcctacttgtgatgtctctctctgtcaaataaataaataaaatcttaaaaaatatatatctcagAATAGGGCGTGATGAAGGCCTTCCTGTGGGTTTCATGGAAAAAAGCCTCGGAGCAGGTGCTTACCAAACCCAGGCCCAGGAGCACACAGTACACACAGTAGGGGGTCCAGCAACGGATGAGGACAGAATGAGAAACAGCTGCTCCACAGCCAACTTTCTCTGCCTTCTAGACCTTCCAGCCTTGCCACCTATCCAATGGGGACAGTTCTGATCCTGGCTGCCTTGAAAGGTGGCCATCCGTGTCACTTCTGTCACTAGATGCAGAAGGCAACCTCTCTACCCTTAGCAGGGAGTATCTGCCTGGCTCTAGCTGAGGACGAATTGGATTCATGATGGCTAGTTTTGAATGGCACGAGGTAATGGGTCCTGGCGGCTCTGCCCAGGGGGTGCCTACAGTGGGAGATTCTGGGTGGCCTGGGGAGAGCTCAGGATGTCCCCAAGGAGAGGAGAAGTACCAATGGCAAACTTAACGTTGAGTCCTGCCTGTCCTCCACCTGCATGGTCTGTGCCATCTCTCACACCCTCTCCTCCTCACCTCTGGATCTGCACGAGGTTGCCCAAGTCTTCCACATCTTTTGGGGAGTTGGCCTTGAAAGGCTCGATGGTGAACTTCTCCTCCACTGCCTGGAGCAGCTCGGTCTCCCCACGCTGCTGTAGAGACTCCCACAGGCCCACCGTGTCACTCAGCGAAGCCCTGCGGAGAAAAGGCCTCAGACCCAGGCACAAGGGCCGGGCTAGACCATAATGGAGGGGCAGCTCCATGAAGGAACCTCCTACCTATTCAGACACTGTCCTCAACTTCATCcctacctcctccaggaagccttccataTCCACTCCAGTTCCTACTGATGCCTCCCTTTTCTCAGCCCTCCCAGTGGTTTGGTTTTGCGTTTTGCTTTGGCTACCAGGGAGCTCAGGGGTGAATCCTTGGTTGAACCAGTATAATGGTACAGGACTTCATAGCTTGGGTGAAGTATATTTGCGGGGAAAGTGGGAGATATTTTCTGCAGATGAGGCTGAAGTGATCAAACAGATCAGAGAATAATTTAAATGAGCCAAGTTAAGGAATCAGAGGGATAGAATATGACCAGATGCAAGTTCTAGGAAGACTGCTCTGATGGACAGTTGAAGATGAAGCAGAATGGATACTGGTtgaagggctgcctgggtggcgtggttggttaagtgtcagattcttggtttggcctcaggtcatgatctcagggtcgtgaggtcaagccccatgtctggctctgctcagcgtggagtctgcttgagattctttccttctccctctccctctcctcccccacctctctaaaatagaaaaaaaattttttttaatttaaaaactccaCAAATATGGGTGGAAGACACTGTCCTTCACgggttgtgtgaccttgggcgagctgctgtccctctctgagcctggatGTCCTCATCTTGAAAACGGAAGGCATCCCCCCACCCGGCGACCGTACATTCTGACCGAGACCCCACCGCGGTGCCCAGCGCCAGGACCAGCGCCAAGACCACAGCAGAAGCGCTGCCCCCCCTTCCCGCACCTGAAATGGGTGACACAGCGGAGTCCCACGAGGCTCCCCAGCCCAGCGGGGTCGATGCCAGTGCTGCGGAGGTCCAGGGAGAAGTCTCGGCCGGCCGCCTCCAAGGCGCTGTGCAGCACATAGGCGTTGGGCGGTGTGAGCCGGGTGCCCAGGAAGGAGAGGCGGGCCGGGAGCCCCTGCACCACGTGCTGCCAGAGCCCAGCATCCGCAGCCTCGTGGGCACAGTGCAGCAGCTCCAGCAGCCGCCCGGCCCGGAGCATCCCGGGCTGCAGCCGCTTCAGGTACCTGCTGAGCACCTTCTGCTTCCTGGCCCCCACGGCGGCCCCCGCCGGTCCCGCCAGGGCTCCGAGGCCATCGGCGTGAGGCTGGAAAAGCAGCCCAGCCAGGAAGCGTGGCACGCCCTCCAGCCAGTTGTCATACGGCCTCTTCTTCCTTGGGGTCAAGGCCAAGTACTGCGGCAGCTCCTTGTCCTTGATCTCAGTGCTCAGAGCCAGCCACACGGCTCCCAGGAAGCACTGCAGGAGGAAGCTGGAGAAGGCCAGCTCCGAGTCCGGGGCCCCCGGGACAGGCTGCACCAGGCCTCGGGCCACGGCCCAGGCCCTCACCTCCGCTGATGGGAACTGGCTGTCCCTCAGGGTGCCACGGTGTCTGCGGCCCAACTCCCAGGCCAGCCTGGCCAGTCCCTCCAGGGCCCCCGGGGGGCTGCCGCGGGCCGCAGGGCTCAGCAGCCCCACATAGAGTCCCGTGAGCGTGGAGGGCAGCTCGGCCTCGCCACCCAGCTCCAGGAGGGCCTCGGAGAGCTGGCACACGGCCCGGCACACGGTGGGACTGTGGCTGAGGCTGAGCAGGAAGGGCCGGCGGCGGAGGAGCGCCAGGGCTCGCTCTCGGCGCTCGGTACCCCCGACGCGCTCCAGGTAGCGGGTCATGTAGGTCTCGGCCTGCTGGGTGGAGAAGCCGGTCACCTCGAACAGGACGTCGGCCTTGCTGAGGCTCTGGGCCAGGCGGCCCCGGGGCCGGGCCGTGAGCAGTACAGTGCAGCCTCGCAGCAGCTTCCGCTGGAAGAGCCCGGCCAGCAGCCCCCGGAAGGAGTGTGGCTCTGTGGACACGGGTCCGCCTGCGCTGTGCAGGAGGCCGTCTTGGCCTTCAAGGCCCTCGAAGGCGTCCAGGATGAGCAGAACCCGGTCGGGCCTCCTCGAGACGTGGCTGAAGACCTCGTCCGCGGGCTGTGGCTGGGGGCCCAGGCAGAAGAGCAGATCCTGCAGGCGGTAACTGTCCCCCGCGCGGTCCAGACAGTGGCAGGGGAAGTAGAAGACGAAGTCGTACTGGGGCAGCTGGCCGCAGGCCCAGGCGCGGCTCACTTCCCGGGCCCAGCGGCTCTTCCCCTGTCCGGCTTTACCCAGCACGGCGATCACCTGCGTCTCCCGCGGCCGCCGGCGGTCCCCGGCAGCCAGCAGCACCTCAGCCAGACCGCCGCGGGCCAGCTGCCGCTCCGCCCAGTCCGGGGTGGCCAGCTCCCGCTCCTGGCTCTTGTCGCTGCTCCTCTCCAGCCGCGCCCTCACCAGCTCCACCTCCACCAGGATGCCTTCCGGGTCTGCGGGCTCAGCCTGGTACTTGTCCCGGAGGGAACGGCAGAACTGCTCCACTCTCTCTGCAAAGGCccaagggtgtgtgtgtctgtgtgtgtgttgggtggggaCAGTGCTAGCAGCAGGCTGGGCCATCACCAGCCCCACGGCCACCACCAGCGTCTTGGTCCCCACCCGCTGCCTTGTGACGcagacttcattcattcattcattgactcTCACACCCCTCACTCACCTGTCTTCTCCCTTCCTTAtctgccccttcatttactcccTAAGCTCCTTCTTAAGCACCCTCCCTCGCTACAGAAAGTCCCTGCGGTGGGGGGCGGTATTGAGAGTTAAGAGAGTGGAATCCGTATATCTGGTTCAAATCCCAGGCCCATAGCTAATTACGGAGCATTTTATGGACCCTGCTATGGCTCCAGGGGTCCCCCAGGAGTCCCCGCTCTGCAAAAGGGGGATGAtattagggcttttttttttttttttttttttttgtcacatgCATGATTCCATGTATCTGCTTAGAAGAGCTCACAGACCAGAGTGAGACTTGGGGCTCGGTCCTGGTCTCATGATCCCACCTCCCATCACCCCCGTGCCCAGAGTCAGCAAAACCAGATGCCACCCCCACCTTTGGCCTGGGCTTACAAGGGCGGGACCTCCGCACACATGATTTGCTCACAGAAGGAGCAAAGGAGCAGAGACGTCCCCAGGGCACAGAGAGTCCGCCCCCTCTCACTCACCAGGCCATTTCGGAGGCTTGCTGGAGACCTCATGAGTCGCCAGGCCCTGGGTAGGGGACTTCTGGTCctctgcagatgaagaaatttgGGTGAAGGGCGTTCCCCGGGGACCTTCCTGCCTCAGGGACATTCAGTCCTCTCCGAAGGCAGAACCAgcgggtggggaggctgggggctgggtctCCCCCGAGACAATGGTCAGAAGGGAGTGACCTGAGGCTGTATCCCACTCAAAGAGGCCTTTCTTGGGCCAGCGCTGCTTTATAAATTTTAACCCGTGGTTTAAAAAGCATAGTACCTATGTAAAAACGGAGAATTTGCAGATTCTGCTGACCATTCAGAAGGTCTGGCTGCACTGGGTCTGGTTTCGTGCCCAATGGCAAGCAGCGGAAAGCCAGTGGTCCAGTTTAGGTGGAACATGGGTTCTCCACTCCCTGGAGACCACCCTGCCTTGTTTTACCTATAAACACAGCCTGCCTGTCCTTGTGGACAGCTTGGCTCATGGACCTGATTGACATGATGCCTTCGCCCAGGGCCTCTGTCCTGCTTCCTTTAACTCCCACGTGCCCCCAAGGGTCCTTACCTGTTGTATTTGCACGGGAGGTCAAGGCTGGTTCTGGCATGCCAGGAAGGTCAGTTGCAGACGGAGCAAAGGGGCTGGTGGAGCCAGGCCGATCTGGAGACTTGGGGAGGCTCTGCACAGCTGGGCCACTGGAAGAAAGCACTTGGCTGGCCTGGGGCATCTCGCCTATATTGGGACAAAGGGAAGGGTCAGAACAACCAGGTATCTACCCCGGGCCCCACTTGGGTCACCCCTCGATCCCAAAGGAGATCAGTCTCAGCTTGGGAAGTCTGGGGAGGAGACTGGGGAACTTCCAAAGGAAGACCTCTCAGGACAGGACTGAGGAAAGAACTCTGGAGTTACACCTAGCTCACCGCgacttggtttccccatctgtgaaatgggcacagTCTGTTACAGTAACACTCATCGTGCTCTGCAATCAGTGCTCATTGGCCTGGATGTCAGGTCAGGCATGTTCCCTTGCTTTGGGTCCACCAGTGCCTTCTACAAAAAAACCAGCCTCCAACGTTTAAAGGGTGCTCTTGGCTAGGGTGACAGTCTCGCCCACTGACTTCatcctctctcccagccctgagAGCCCAAAGGAGCCTTGCCCTGGGCAATTCACAGCTCCTCAGTGGGGGAGGTCAGCAGGGACCAGCCTGCCGATCAAGAAAGAAGGTAATTCCAAAAAAGCCACGCAAAGAGGCATACAAAACCGCTCACCACGCTAGGCTAAGAGAGTGCAGAAGAGCCTCCGTGACTCTTGTAAGCCTCTCATTTCGTTTGGCTTGTGAATGAGCAAGTATTGATGtgacttttaaatataataaggTTTAacacaaagggggaaaaaaggcaaatctAAGGCTTAGTGGGGGAAAGAGATAGATACATAGAAAGTTACAGCCCCTGAGTAGGTCCCTCACCCAGACCACCTCAGGGACCTCTGCTCTTATGCTTTTGATAGATGGGAAAGGGGGTCAGAGAAGTGTGTTCTGGGGAGGGAGGATTATGAGAAGGTGTCAAAtgcttggggttgggggaggatgggggcagggagtgtTCAGATAGCCACaagagggggcagggtgggggaggctaGGTCTCGAACACTCACCTTGATAGATGACCATACTGGACACCCctgtcccaggccctgagatctgCCAGAGCccctggggcagagaggggaggctggggacaATCTGAATGGGTCCAGCAGGAAGGCACCCCAGCAAGGAACTAGAAGGGGGCACTGCAGGAGACAAAGTCAGTGAGCACCAGTGTTCATAATCCCGTTCTCTGATTCTGCAGTTAAGACCTGACTCTCTTTCTAAAGGGCTCCACTGTCCCCCAGAGCAGCAGCTGTGtctgtccccagcacccagcagagtGAGCGGGCAGATAAGGTGCTCAGCTCATCGCTGATGGACGAAGATGGCTGCTGGGCAAACACCCTCACGGGAGGGGATTCCTGGCTCTATCTCCCAGGGAGGTTTCCTGTGGAGGCACATTCTCGGGCACAGGCTGAGCTGACGGGGACCCTGAGGGATGGGACAAGCTGGGAGGGATCTGGGTGGCACCAACATGGGGGGAGGGTTCCTGTCCCTGGTGGGCCTTACTGTGGCCACTTTTCAGGCACCCCCCGGGAGggaggaaccccccccccccacccaagtcCCTAATATACCAGGCATCAGGACGGTCTCCTCCATCCAACTCGGGCTGGATTCTGGCTCCTTGTTGAACACAGCAGGAGGTGACAGGCAGGGCAGTGCTGAGGAGTCGCTCACTGGCCCCACCAGGAACGTGCCAGTCACCATGGACACAGTGACGGGCTCGGCTGTGAGGAAGAGGACCACGTTAGATCTGGGGGACCATGGGTGGGATCTGAGGGGGCGTCTGGCGGGGCCCTTCTGGGGAGGATCGCAGAAGCGGAGTGGATCTCTCTCCTGGCAGTTGCAGGGAGCTCCTGTTCTCTTCCCAGCCCTGGGGGAAGCTGTTCTGTCGGCAACTTCCCTGTGCCAAGCAgccttccaccccccccccccccggccccccccctgTCACTGGCTGTTGGATCAGGCCCCTACCACCTTCCACAGCCAGCCTCTGAGCCCCTGGGGGGACCTTACGAGGCCCCAAGCACTCCCCAAAGGAGGCAGGATCTGTCCTGTGCTGTCCCATCTGAGTGGGGCggtttctctcctccctttaGTAAGCAGGTTGAAGAGGATAGACATTTGCTTCTCCCGTCAGACTGGGAGCTCTCTGAACACAGGAACTACCTCTCTATCACCCCGGGGTCTTCACAGGCAGAGCTCCTGTCTCCCCCATCAGACTGGTGGTCTTGGAAAGTAGGAACCCCGTCTCTCCCATCAGACTAAGAGATGTCCGAAGGCAGGAATCGCTTCTCCATCGTTCTGGATTCTTCAGGGGCGGGCTCCCAGTCTCCCCCACCAGATCAGAACTTTCTGAGGGCAGGGACTAGGCTTCCCTCATTAG includes:
- the CIITA gene encoding MHC class II transactivator isoform X1, whose product is MNHFQSILTRVQMLLSGRRPSQVQALLDHMLEKELLSREYHCALLREPDGEALARKISLTLLERGDPDLALLRWAWSGWQLPVAERDPGSDHGGSGQCAAMDLGPLEGGYLELLNSSADPLQLYHLYDQTDLAREELELCSEPDMDTINCEQFSKLLCDIEGDEETREAYANIAELDQYVFQDSQLDGLGEDIFIEHIGLDEIISENVEVLEEAGQKSQKRPFPEELPMDLKHRKLAEPVTVSMVTGTFLVGPVSDSSALPCLSPPAVFNKEPESSPSWMEETVLMPVPPSSSLLGCLPAGPIQIVPSLPSLPQGLWQISGPGTGVSSMVIYQGEMPQASQVLSSSGPAVQSLPKSPDRPGSTSPFAPSATDLPGMPEPALTSRANTTEDQKSPTQGLATHEVSSKPPKWPERVEQFCRSLRDKYQAEPADPEGILVEVELVRARLERSSDKSQERELATPDWAERQLARGGLAEVLLAAGDRRRPRETQVIAVLGKAGQGKSRWAREVSRAWACGQLPQYDFVFYFPCHCLDRAGDSYRLQDLLFCLGPQPQPADEVFSHVSRRPDRVLLILDAFEGLEGQDGLLHSAGGPVSTEPHSFRGLLAGLFQRKLLRGCTVLLTARPRGRLAQSLSKADVLFEVTGFSTQQAETYMTRYLERVGGTERRERALALLRRRPFLLSLSHSPTVCRAVCQLSEALLELGGEAELPSTLTGLYVGLLSPAARGSPPGALEGLARLAWELGRRHRGTLRDSQFPSAEVRAWAVARGLVQPVPGAPDSELAFSSFLLQCFLGAVWLALSTEIKDKELPQYLALTPRKKRPYDNWLEGVPRFLAGLLFQPHADGLGALAGPAGAAVGARKQKVLSRYLKRLQPGMLRAGRLLELLHCAHEAADAGLWQHVVQGLPARLSFLGTRLTPPNAYVLHSALEAAGRDFSLDLRSTGIDPAGLGSLVGLRCVTHFRASLSDTVGLWESLQQRGETELLQAVEEKFTIEPFKANSPKDVEDLGNLVQIQRTRSSSEDTAGELPAVRDLKKLEFALGSVSGPRAFPKLVRILEAFSSLQHLDLDSLSENKIGDEGVEQLSATFPRLKALETLNLSQNSITDVGACKLAEALPSLASSLLRLSVYNNSICDVGAESLAHVLPDMVSLRVLDVQYNKFTAAGAQQLAASLRKCPHVETLAMWTPTIPFGVHEHLQQLDSRISLR
- the CIITA gene encoding MHC class II transactivator isoform X3, which encodes MRCLAPRPAGSYLPEPQGPGGAETGRERDLRKSPSEPQAALGSGQCAAMDLGPLEGGYLELLNSSADPLQLYHLYDQTDLAREELELCSEPDMDTINCEQFSKLLCDIEGDEETREAYANIAELDQYVFQDSQLDGLGEDIFIEHIGLDEIISENVEVLEEAGQKSQKRPFPEELPMDLKHRKLAEPVTVSMVTGTFLVGPVSDSSALPCLSPPAVFNKEPESSPSWMEETVLMPVPPSSSLLGCLPAGPIQIVPSLPSLPQGLWQISGPGTGVSSMVIYQGEMPQASQVLSSSGPAVQSLPKSPDRPGSTSPFAPSATDLPGMPEPALTSRANTTEDQKSPTQGLATHEVSSKPPKWPERVEQFCRSLRDKYQAEPADPEGILVEVELVRARLERSSDKSQERELATPDWAERQLARGGLAEVLLAAGDRRRPRETQVIAVLGKAGQGKSRWAREVSRAWACGQLPQYDFVFYFPCHCLDRAGDSYRLQDLLFCLGPQPQPADEVFSHVSRRPDRVLLILDAFEGLEGQDGLLHSAGGPVSTEPHSFRGLLAGLFQRKLLRGCTVLLTARPRGRLAQSLSKADVLFEVTGFSTQQAETYMTRYLERVGGTERRERALALLRRRPFLLSLSHSPTVCRAVCQLSEALLELGGEAELPSTLTGLYVGLLSPAARGSPPGALEGLARLAWELGRRHRGTLRDSQFPSAEVRAWAVARGLVQPVPGAPDSELAFSSFLLQCFLGAVWLALSTEIKDKELPQYLALTPRKKRPYDNWLEGVPRFLAGLLFQPHADGLGALAGPAGAAVGARKQKVLSRYLKRLQPGMLRAGRLLELLHCAHEAADAGLWQHVVQGLPARLSFLGTRLTPPNAYVLHSALEAAGRDFSLDLRSTGIDPAGLGSLVGLRCVTHFRASLSDTVGLWESLQQRGETELLQAVEEKFTIEPFKANSPKDVEDLGNLVQIQRTRSSSEDTAGELPAVRDLKKLEFALGSVSGPRAFPKLVRILEAFSSLQHLDLDSLSENKIGDEGVEQLSATFPRLKALETLNLSQNSITDVGACKLAEALPSLASSLLRLSVYNNSICDVGAESLAHVLPDMVSLRVLDVQYNKFTAAGAQQLAASLRKCPHVETLAMWTPTIPFGVHEHLQQLDSRISLR
- the CIITA gene encoding MHC class II transactivator isoform X2; its protein translation is MDLGPLEGGYLELLNSSADPLQLYHLYDQTDLAREELELCSEPDMDTINCEQFSKLLCDIEGDEETREAYANIAELDQYVFQDSQLDGLGEDIFIEHIGLDEIISENVEVLEEAGQKSQKRPFPEELPMDLKHRKLAEPVTVSMVTGTFLVGPVSDSSALPCLSPPAVFNKEPESSPSWMEETVLMPVPPSSSLLGCLPAGPIQIVPSLPSLPQGLWQISGPGTGVSSMVIYQGEMPQASQVLSSSGPAVQSLPKSPDRPGSTSPFAPSATDLPGMPEPALTSRANTTEDQKSPTQGLATHEVSSKPPKWPERVEQFCRSLRDKYQAEPADPEGILVEVELVRARLERSSDKSQERELATPDWAERQLARGGLAEVLLAAGDRRRPRETQVIAVLGKAGQGKSRWAREVSRAWACGQLPQYDFVFYFPCHCLDRAGDSYRLQDLLFCLGPQPQPADEVFSHVSRRPDRVLLILDAFEGLEGQDGLLHSAGGPVSTEPHSFRGLLAGLFQRKLLRGCTVLLTARPRGRLAQSLSKADVLFEVTGFSTQQAETYMTRYLERVGGTERRERALALLRRRPFLLSLSHSPTVCRAVCQLSEALLELGGEAELPSTLTGLYVGLLSPAARGSPPGALEGLARLAWELGRRHRGTLRDSQFPSAEVRAWAVARGLVQPVPGAPDSELAFSSFLLQCFLGAVWLALSTEIKDKELPQYLALTPRKKRPYDNWLEGVPRFLAGLLFQPHADGLGALAGPAGAAVGARKQKVLSRYLKRLQPGMLRAGRLLELLHCAHEAADAGLWQHVVQGLPARLSFLGTRLTPPNAYVLHSALEAAGRDFSLDLRSTGIDPAGLGSLVGLRCVTHFRASLSDTVGLWESLQQRGETELLQAVEEKFTIEPFKANSPKDVEDLGNLVQIQRTRSSSEDTAGELPAVRDLKKLEFALGSVSGPRAFPKLVRILEAFSSLQHLDLDSLSENKIGDEGVEQLSATFPRLKALETLNLSQNSITDVGACKLAEALPSLASSLLRLSVYNNSICDVGAESLAHVLPDMVSLRVLDVQYNKFTAAGAQQLAASLRKCPHVETLAMWTPTIPFGVHEHLQQLDSRISLR
- the CIITA gene encoding MHC class II transactivator isoform X4, producing MRCLAPRPAGSYLPEPQGSGQCAAMDLGPLEGGYLELLNSSADPLQLYHLYDQTDLAREELELCSEPDMDTINCEQFSKLLCDIEGDEETREAYANIAELDQYVFQDSQLDGLGEDIFIEHIGLDEIISENVEVLEEAGQKSQKRPFPEELPMDLKHRKLAEPVTVSMVTGTFLVGPVSDSSALPCLSPPAVFNKEPESSPSWMEETVLMPVPPSSSLLGCLPAGPIQIVPSLPSLPQGLWQISGPGTGVSSMVIYQGEMPQASQVLSSSGPAVQSLPKSPDRPGSTSPFAPSATDLPGMPEPALTSRANTTEDQKSPTQGLATHEVSSKPPKWPERVEQFCRSLRDKYQAEPADPEGILVEVELVRARLERSSDKSQERELATPDWAERQLARGGLAEVLLAAGDRRRPRETQVIAVLGKAGQGKSRWAREVSRAWACGQLPQYDFVFYFPCHCLDRAGDSYRLQDLLFCLGPQPQPADEVFSHVSRRPDRVLLILDAFEGLEGQDGLLHSAGGPVSTEPHSFRGLLAGLFQRKLLRGCTVLLTARPRGRLAQSLSKADVLFEVTGFSTQQAETYMTRYLERVGGTERRERALALLRRRPFLLSLSHSPTVCRAVCQLSEALLELGGEAELPSTLTGLYVGLLSPAARGSPPGALEGLARLAWELGRRHRGTLRDSQFPSAEVRAWAVARGLVQPVPGAPDSELAFSSFLLQCFLGAVWLALSTEIKDKELPQYLALTPRKKRPYDNWLEGVPRFLAGLLFQPHADGLGALAGPAGAAVGARKQKVLSRYLKRLQPGMLRAGRLLELLHCAHEAADAGLWQHVVQGLPARLSFLGTRLTPPNAYVLHSALEAAGRDFSLDLRSTGIDPAGLGSLVGLRCVTHFRASLSDTVGLWESLQQRGETELLQAVEEKFTIEPFKANSPKDVEDLGNLVQIQRTRSSSEDTAGELPAVRDLKKLEFALGSVSGPRAFPKLVRILEAFSSLQHLDLDSLSENKIGDEGVEQLSATFPRLKALETLNLSQNSITDVGACKLAEALPSLASSLLRLSVYNNSICDVGAESLAHVLPDMVSLRVLDVQYNKFTAAGAQQLAASLRKCPHVETLAMWTPTIPFGVHEHLQQLDSRISLR